A genomic region of bacterium contains the following coding sequences:
- a CDS encoding Fe-Mn family superoxide dismutase, which produces MVLQEEKLHSTVDKYEAKDFSYFFETLDGFSEKQLKLHYGLYEGYIKKVNEVNEKLKSADRSSANHNYSEYRNLLVDLSHNLNGVILHELYFSNLTDKHTEASEIFKKIAERDFESFELYLEDLKAAGMASRAGWAITGYNYRDGKIYNFAIDQHNLHVPVFVRPLLVLDTWEHAFGTDYGTDKKSYIDAFMKIINWHVVSLRFESVLKDESCDEKSD; this is translated from the coding sequence ATGGTATTACAGGAAGAAAAACTTCACAGCACAGTAGATAAATATGAAGCAAAAGATTTCAGCTATTTTTTTGAAACACTTGACGGATTTAGCGAAAAGCAATTAAAACTTCACTATGGACTTTATGAAGGTTACATAAAAAAAGTTAATGAAGTTAATGAAAAACTTAAATCGGCAGACAGAAGCTCTGCAAATCATAATTATTCAGAATACAGAAACCTTCTGGTCGATCTTTCTCATAATCTCAACGGTGTTATTCTTCATGAATTATATTTTTCAAATTTGACAGATAAACATACAGAGGCCTCAGAAATATTTAAAAAAATTGCTGAAAGAGATTTTGAAAGCTTTGAACTTTATCTTGAAGACTTAAAGGCAGCAGGCATGGCTTCTAGAGCAGGCTGGGCGATAACAGGCTATAATTACAGAGACGGAAAAATTTACAATTTCGCTATAGACCAGCATAATTTACATGTGCCTGTCTTTGTAAGACCTCTTTTGGTGCTGGATACCTGGGAACATGCATTCGGGACTGATTACGGGACGGATAAAAAATCATATATTGATGCTTTTATGAAAATTATTAACTGGCACGTAGTTTCTTTGCGTTTTGAATCAGTACTCAAAGACGAATCCTGCGACGAAAAATCAGATTAA
- a CDS encoding ArsB/NhaD family transporter, which translates to MEHSSLIFGMNKAIIAGLILFFTYIFIAAEKIPKVTTVMLGASLTLVLGILPADKAFAYIDFGVITLLVSMMMIVHITSKSGVFTWFAVKLLKFTKGNPVYVLISLSVLTAFLSTFLNNVTTVILLIPITFVIAKELNADPIPFLITEIIASNIGGTATLIGDPPNIIIGSAAALTFNDFLKELTPVVILIFIVSTAVLVYLFRKDLINKPELANYIANLDDKNLIKDKQLMIKSLFVLLLTIIGFIFCGNFHLEAYMISLLGASVLLLFDSPKKIIHEVEWLTIFFFIGLFIIIGGVESTGGIHFLSQKLLKLTQGDLKLTAMIILWGSGFLSAIIDNIPYTITMVPLVQELHNVMNIYPLWWALSLGACLGGNATIIGAAANVVVSEASYEEGHPISFFRFMKYGLLITIISLAISSIYIYFRFLA; encoded by the coding sequence ATGGAACATAGTTCTCTGATTTTTGGAATGAATAAGGCGATTATTGCAGGATTAATTTTATTTTTTACATATATTTTTATTGCGGCAGAAAAAATCCCAAAAGTTACAACAGTTATGCTAGGGGCTTCTTTAACTCTGGTTTTGGGAATTTTACCTGCTGATAAAGCTTTTGCTTATATTGATTTTGGTGTGATAACGCTGCTTGTAAGTATGATGATGATTGTTCATATTACAAGCAAGAGCGGCGTGTTTACATGGTTTGCCGTTAAACTTTTAAAATTTACAAAAGGAAATCCCGTATATGTTTTGATTTCGCTTTCTGTTTTAACAGCTTTCCTTTCAACTTTTTTAAATAACGTAACAACTGTAATCCTTCTAATTCCAATAACTTTTGTTATAGCAAAAGAGTTAAACGCTGATCCAATCCCTTTTTTGATTACAGAAATCATTGCGTCTAATATTGGAGGAACAGCTACTTTGATAGGCGATCCTCCGAATATAATCATAGGAAGTGCGGCCGCTTTAACATTTAATGATTTTCTTAAGGAATTAACCCCTGTTGTTATTTTGATTTTTATAGTAAGTACGGCTGTTTTAGTGTATTTATTCAGGAAAGACCTTATAAATAAGCCTGAATTGGCGAATTATATTGCAAATTTAGATGATAAAAACTTGATTAAAGATAAACAATTAATGATAAAATCATTGTTTGTTTTATTGTTGACCATAATCGGCTTTATTTTTTGCGGAAATTTTCATCTGGAAGCTTATATGATTTCTTTACTGGGTGCAAGTGTTCTTTTATTGTTTGATTCCCCGAAAAAAATTATTCACGAAGTTGAATGGCTTACAATATTTTTCTTTATCGGTCTTTTTATAATTATCGGAGGAGTAGAATCAACAGGCGGAATTCATTTTCTTTCCCAAAAATTATTAAAATTGACACAGGGCGATTTGAAACTCACAGCAATGATAATCCTCTGGGGCTCAGGATTTCTATCAGCCATAATAGATAATATTCCTTATACTATAACAATGGTGCCGCTTGTTCAGGAACTTCATAACGTTATGAATATTTATCCTTTATGGTGGGCATTGTCTTTGGGGGCTTGCCTCGGAGGAAATGCTACTATAATTGGCGCAGCTGCAAATGTTGTTGTTTCAGAAGCTTCTTATGAAGAAGGTCACCCTATTTCTTTTTTCAGGTTTATGAAATACGGCTTGCTGATAACAATAATTTCGCTTGCAATAAGCTCTATATATATTTATTTCCGATTTTTGGCATAA
- a CDS encoding electron transfer flavoprotein subunit beta/FixA family protein: MKIVVCVKQVPDTADIRWTENNTMIREGVESIMNPFDEYALETAIRIKEANPDAVITAVTMGPPQAKDVLKRAVAMGADEAVLISDKKFAGADTWATSHTLAKAIKEKVGDFDLIICGQYAIDGDTAQTGPGIAEQLGIPQVTYAKEIEFTGGTTVIVKREIEDGIQRVEMELPGLACMLKCDYEPRMPSIKGTMKANRTPIAEYGMEDLGLDPANVGIKGSPTFVSRAFRPEQKIAGEIINAADPKEAAKVLLEKLKSDKVLV; encoded by the coding sequence ATGAAAATTGTAGTGTGTGTAAAGCAAGTGCCTGATACTGCTGACATTAGATGGACAGAAAACAACACCATGATAAGAGAAGGTGTTGAAAGTATTATGAATCCTTTTGACGAATATGCCCTCGAAACAGCAATCAGAATAAAAGAAGCAAATCCTGATGCTGTAATAACAGCAGTAACAATGGGACCACCACAAGCAAAAGATGTTTTAAAAAGAGCAGTTGCAATGGGCGCTGATGAAGCAGTTCTTATTTCTGATAAGAAATTTGCCGGTGCAGACACATGGGCTACAAGCCACACACTTGCAAAAGCTATAAAAGAAAAAGTTGGCGATTTTGATTTAATTATATGCGGACAGTACGCTATTGATGGAGATACCGCGCAAACAGGCCCCGGAATTGCCGAGCAATTAGGTATCCCTCAGGTTACTTACGCTAAAGAAATTGAATTTACCGGCGGAACCACTGTTATAGTTAAACGTGAAATTGAAGACGGTATTCAAAGAGTAGAAATGGAACTTCCCGGTTTAGCCTGTATGTTAAAATGCGATTATGAACCGAGAATGCCTTCTATTAAAGGCACAATGAAAGCTAACAGAACTCCTATAGCTGAATACGGAATGGAAGATTTAGGGCTTGATCCTGCTAATGTCGGAATAAAAGGTTCACCTACTTTTGTATCAAGAGCTTTCAGACCTGAGCAAAAAATAGCCGGTGAAATAATTAATGCTGCTGATCCGAAAGAAGCGGCAAAAGTGCTTCTTGAAAAGCTCAAAAGCGACAAAGTACTTGTTTAA
- a CDS encoding HD domain-containing phosphohydrolase, with product MSLTEQQLGENSLENFQNMLSEMEKAKYKHTILIVDDEINNLQLLKRSLRRKFNILTAMDGNEALEVIETEGSHISLILSDQRMPKMNGTEFLAKVSEKYPYIIKILLTGYSDIEAMIEGVNRCQLFQYITKPFEPDELEIIIDHGIEAYELTLSKNTLLRDLKELFFTTVKSISSALDAKDTYTHGHSHRVTLFSLILSKDMDLEEDFIEEIETTGLLHDIGKIAVPEYILCKTGKLTNEEYQIIQDHAAKAKKILSSIPGLTNVALWASCHHERWDGNGYPKGISNKDIPLPSRILAIADTYDAMTSNRSYRKGLPHEVAVEEIKNCAGSQFDPQITESFLRVEKIFKEAALNPTLYYNEYSVINKKYKENN from the coding sequence ATGTCTTTAACTGAACAACAACTTGGTGAAAACAGTTTAGAAAATTTTCAAAATATGCTTTCCGAAATGGAAAAAGCAAAATATAAACATACAATTTTAATTGTTGATGATGAAATAAACAATTTGCAGCTGTTAAAAAGGTCTTTAAGGCGCAAATTTAATATTTTAACTGCTATGGACGGAAACGAAGCATTAGAAGTTATTGAAACAGAAGGGTCTCACATTTCTTTGATTCTCAGTGACCAACGTATGCCAAAAATGAACGGTACAGAGTTTCTTGCAAAAGTTTCCGAGAAATATCCTTATATAATTAAGATACTTTTAACAGGATACAGTGATATTGAAGCAATGATTGAAGGTGTCAACAGATGCCAGTTGTTTCAGTACATTACAAAACCATTTGAACCCGATGAACTTGAAATTATTATAGATCACGGAATAGAAGCTTACGAACTAACTTTAAGCAAAAATACGCTTTTGCGGGACTTAAAAGAATTATTTTTTACCACAGTAAAATCAATCTCCAGCGCTCTTGACGCAAAAGACACATACACTCATGGACATTCCCACAGAGTAACGTTGTTTTCGCTGATTTTATCCAAAGATATGGATTTAGAAGAAGATTTTATTGAAGAAATAGAAACGACAGGACTTTTGCATGATATTGGAAAGATAGCCGTTCCTGAGTATATTCTTTGCAAAACAGGTAAATTAACAAATGAAGAATATCAAATAATTCAGGACCATGCGGCAAAAGCAAAGAAAATTTTAAGCAGTATTCCCGGACTGACAAATGTTGCTTTATGGGCAAGCTGTCACCATGAAAGATGGGACGGCAACGGATATCCAAAAGGGATTAGCAACAAAGACATTCCTTTACCCTCAAGAATACTTGCCATAGCTGATACTTATGATGCAATGACTTCTAACAGGTCTTATAGAAAAGGACTTCCTCATGAAGTTGCTGTCGAAGAGATAAAAAATTGTGCGGGCTCCCAGTTTGATCCTCAGATTACAGAATCTTTTCTAAGGGTAGAAAAGATATTTAAAGAAGCAGCCCTGAATCCGACGCTTTATTACAATGAATACAGCGTTATTAACAAAAAGTATAAAGAAAACAATTAA
- a CDS encoding redox-sensing transcriptional repressor Rex: MNKKISLPSLKRLPKYYSIVCEYYKEGREYVKSLEIAKKLDIDETQVRKDIALLNYAGKPKVGFNTYELKKELEEFLDLNNMKDSFLIGTGNLGLAIAKYNGFEKYGLNITALFDTDPHKIGLRVGDKEIFHVSKFPDLAKRMQIKLIIIAVPGQEAQNIADIAVNAGVKAIWNFAPENIEVPKDVLVINQDLATDYMVLWLQLLNKNSSILA, translated from the coding sequence ATGAATAAAAAAATCTCACTTCCTTCTTTAAAAAGACTTCCAAAATATTACAGTATAGTTTGTGAATATTACAAAGAAGGAAGAGAATATGTAAAAAGTCTGGAAATAGCTAAAAAGCTGGACATTGACGAAACTCAAGTCCGAAAAGACATTGCGCTGTTAAATTATGCCGGAAAACCCAAAGTCGGCTTTAATACGTATGAGCTTAAAAAAGAGCTTGAAGAGTTTCTGGATTTGAATAACATGAAAGATTCTTTTTTAATCGGAACAGGAAATCTGGGGCTTGCCATTGCAAAATATAACGGATTTGAGAAATATGGCCTGAATATAACAGCATTGTTTGACACCGACCCTCATAAAATAGGTCTGCGAGTCGGTGATAAAGAAATTTTTCATGTGTCAAAGTTTCCTGATTTAGCAAAAAGAATGCAGATAAAACTAATCATAATTGCCGTCCCCGGACAAGAAGCCCAAAACATAGCTGATATTGCGGTAAATGCAGGCGTAAAAGCGATTTGGAACTTTGCTCCGGAGAATATAGAGGTGCCTAAAGACGTACTGGTTATAAATCAGGATTTGGCGACGGACTATATGGTACTCTGGCTGCAATTGCTTAACAAAAACTCGTCAATTTTAGCTTAA
- a CDS encoding radical SAM protein produces MGCPAEIKRDHLAEENENTVNNIEAVCNKPRNQMSTDRLRYFGHLYGGLKSVLHSRFLAKTPRPFTFSHMVTNKCNCDCDFCFWKYHIQEEELTLPEIQKLYGQAKKEGFMNSILWGGEPLLRQDFTEIAKASYDNGMYTKMATNGWYLTENHEFGNYVDLMFVSIDAIGEKHDVIRGNRWGLFDRAINGINFFKKNYPKMRIYVCATVSTVNDEQSITDIAKLCKDMDILLYLTINKSYQDFTEWSGIDKLKKLERDEEQLAELARHIKSLKHAGYPIRNSDYFLDYLIEKKNYYECHWPQIAMVIYSNGDVLRCTDRQPVPALNVRKKDLGDIIKSEEFIDIANKCKECKMACVGNYALDASGLWRFDWDAIKSIAQIAIT; encoded by the coding sequence ATGGGATGTCCTGCAGAAATAAAACGGGATCATTTAGCAGAAGAAAACGAAAATACGGTTAATAATATAGAAGCTGTATGCAATAAACCCAGAAACCAAATGTCCACAGACAGACTTCGTTACTTCGGGCATTTATACGGAGGGCTTAAGTCAGTCCTTCACAGCAGATTTTTAGCAAAAACGCCCAGACCGTTTACGTTTTCACATATGGTTACAAATAAATGTAATTGCGACTGTGATTTTTGTTTCTGGAAATATCATATACAGGAAGAAGAACTAACCCTGCCGGAAATCCAAAAATTGTACGGACAGGCTAAAAAAGAAGGCTTTATGAACAGCATTCTCTGGGGTGGAGAGCCTTTATTAAGACAGGATTTCACAGAGATCGCCAAAGCTTCTTATGATAACGGCATGTATACAAAAATGGCTACAAACGGATGGTATTTGACAGAAAACCATGAATTTGGCAATTATGTAGATTTAATGTTTGTTTCTATTGACGCAATCGGTGAAAAACACGATGTAATCAGAGGAAACAGATGGGGACTTTTCGACAGAGCCATTAACGGCATAAATTTCTTTAAGAAAAATTATCCTAAAATGCGTATTTATGTTTGTGCAACTGTTTCTACCGTTAATGACGAGCAGTCAATTACTGATATAGCAAAGCTTTGTAAAGATATGGATATTCTTTTGTACTTAACCATCAACAAAAGCTATCAGGATTTTACAGAGTGGAGCGGTATAGATAAGCTTAAGAAACTTGAAAGAGATGAAGAACAGCTGGCAGAACTTGCCAGACATATTAAATCTCTTAAGCATGCCGGATATCCGATAAGAAACTCGGATTATTTCCTCGATTATCTTATTGAGAAGAAAAATTATTATGAATGCCACTGGCCGCAAATTGCAATGGTTATTTATTCTAACGGAGATGTTCTCAGATGTACTGACAGACAGCCTGTTCCTGCTTTGAATGTCAGAAAAAAGGATCTGGGCGACATTATTAAATCAGAAGAATTTATTGATATTGCTAATAAATGCAAAGAATGCAAAATGGCATGCGTTGGAAATTACGCACTTGACGCATCAGGTCTCTGGAGATTTGACTGGGATGCTATCAAATCCATTGCCCAAATAGCGATTACATAA
- a CDS encoding CxxC-x17-CxxC domain-containing protein: protein MITEQNFQEIYLQCNDCRQEFLFSVEEQEFYQQKGFTQPKRCASCRAQNRQSKSGGYSSNPKPRFEAICDHCGVNTTVPFQPAQDKPVYCSDCYRSMK, encoded by the coding sequence ATGATAACAGAACAAAATTTTCAAGAAATCTATTTACAATGCAACGATTGCAGACAAGAATTTCTTTTCTCCGTAGAAGAACAGGAATTTTATCAACAAAAAGGTTTTACACAACCTAAAAGATGCGCTTCATGCAGAGCTCAAAACAGACAAAGCAAAAGCGGCGGATATTCAAGCAACCCTAAACCAAGATTTGAAGCAATATGTGATCACTGCGGAGTAAACACCACAGTGCCTTTTCAGCCTGCACAAGACAAACCTGTTTATTGCAGCGACTGCTACAGATCAATGAAATAA